In the genome of Terribacillus sp. FSL K6-0262, one region contains:
- a CDS encoding YutD family protein yields the protein MKTTVQGKHYEVVQDIKGAFQEQAFQNRYSEILTKYDYIVGDWGYEQLRLKGFFDDDNPKATFDTKISTLEDYLYEYCNFGCAYFVLKKLPAK from the coding sequence GTGAAAACAACAGTACAAGGCAAACATTATGAAGTTGTGCAGGATATAAAGGGAGCCTTTCAGGAACAGGCATTCCAAAACCGCTACAGCGAAATCTTGACGAAATATGATTATATTGTAGGTGACTGGGGATATGAACAGCTTCGTCTGAAAGGTTTCTTTGACGACGATAATCCGAAGGCCACCTTCGACACGAAAATCAGCACATTGGAAGATTATTTGTATGAGTATTGCAATTTTGGGTGTGCCTACTTTGTCCTGAAAAAGCTTCCGGCAAAGTAA
- a CDS encoding DUF86 domain-containing protein, with amino-acid sequence MYFVDKRKIEEVLTYMEELLAAEIPSGEGISEKLAAERRAQLLIEGILDTGNSVIDGFIMRDPGSYDDIIDILADEQVIEEDTAPAFKEIIALRKMLTGDYLHVDHKKLAETMEEYKGLLGHYVEWVRAYLVNETRTASAFARSGDNESI; translated from the coding sequence ATGTACTTTGTGGATAAACGAAAAATAGAAGAAGTCCTTACATATATGGAAGAACTGCTGGCTGCAGAGATTCCTTCCGGGGAAGGGATTTCCGAAAAGCTTGCTGCCGAACGCCGGGCGCAGCTCTTGATCGAGGGTATCCTTGATACGGGAAATAGTGTGATCGACGGATTCATCATGCGTGATCCGGGCAGCTATGATGATATTATCGACATCCTTGCCGACGAACAGGTGATAGAGGAAGATACGGCACCGGCCTTCAAGGAAATCATTGCATTGCGCAAAATGCTTACTGGCGATTATCTGCATGTGGATCACAAAAAGCTTGCTGAAACGATGGAGGAATATAAGGGATTGCTGGGGCATTATGTGGAATGGGTAAGGGCATATCTGGTGAATGAGACGCGGACAGCTTCCGCTTTTGCAAGGAGCGGTGACAATGAAAGCATATGA
- a CDS encoding HD-GYP domain-containing protein, giving the protein MRLVSTKSVKPGSRLAQPVYNDKGSILIQRDVELTAGIIDRLKELRYTYVYIRDDRLQDIELAFSTSNEERLKAMQVIHKSFQEIKRSENGRYLTDKMTEKITSSIQEMVSNLRPKRQTLTILSDMLIYDDYIFSHSVNVALYAMAIANEMRLPISVVEEIGFGAILHDVGKMFVPQEILQKTGKLTDAEFEQIKEHTTKGFHYLRQMNNIPLVIAHCAYQHHERINGSGYPRGISGPDIHFYAKIIGIADVFDAVTSNRVYRDAMLPHEGLEILFAGAGDQFDMEMVEAFKRSVAIYPTGLTVRLSDGRMGIVIRQNEDINTRPIVRILQEADGTDPEPYEVDLYEHLNITVVACSTSAESD; this is encoded by the coding sequence ATGAGATTAGTTTCGACAAAATCGGTAAAGCCCGGAAGCCGGCTCGCCCAGCCCGTATATAATGATAAAGGCAGTATACTTATCCAGCGGGATGTGGAATTGACGGCTGGTATTATCGATCGTTTAAAGGAGCTAAGGTATACCTATGTCTATATCCGGGATGACAGGCTGCAGGACATCGAGCTTGCATTCTCCACTTCCAATGAAGAGCGCCTAAAAGCGATGCAGGTCATCCATAAGTCCTTTCAGGAAATCAAGCGAAGTGAAAACGGACGATATTTGACAGACAAAATGACTGAAAAAATCACGAGTTCCATCCAGGAGATGGTAAGCAATCTTCGGCCGAAGCGCCAAACATTGACGATCCTATCCGATATGCTCATATACGACGATTATATCTTTTCTCATTCAGTCAATGTCGCGCTGTATGCGATGGCGATTGCCAACGAAATGCGGCTTCCGATTTCCGTTGTCGAGGAAATCGGATTCGGAGCCATTTTGCATGATGTAGGAAAAATGTTTGTCCCCCAGGAAATTCTGCAGAAGACCGGAAAACTGACGGACGCAGAATTCGAGCAGATCAAGGAGCATACGACGAAAGGCTTTCATTATTTACGCCAGATGAACAATATCCCGCTTGTCATAGCACATTGCGCTTACCAGCATCACGAACGGATAAATGGTTCTGGTTACCCCCGCGGCATAAGCGGTCCGGATATTCATTTCTATGCCAAGATTATCGGCATCGCTGATGTATTCGACGCTGTGACGAGCAACCGTGTATACCGGGATGCCATGCTGCCGCATGAAGGCTTGGAAATATTATTTGCCGGAGCAGGCGATCAGTTCGATATGGAGATGGTCGAGGCCTTCAAAAGAAGTGTGGCCATTTATCCAACAGGGCTGACTGTACGGCTGAGTGATGGCCGCATGGGCATCGTCATCCGGCAGAATGAGGATATCAATACCCGGCCGATTGTCCGGATTTTGCAGGAGGCCGATGGGACGGATCCGGAGCCATATGAAGTGGATCTGTATGAGCATTTGAATATCACGGTAGTCGCTTGTTCGACATCAGCTGAGAGCGACTAG
- a CDS encoding phosphatidylglycerophosphatase A: protein MTTELEKKAREWLIERGVQIEDIAELVHFLQNKYYPGLTMDRCIYNVERVLSKREVQNAILTGIQLDVLTEQGKLEQPLQDNLARDESLYGIDEVIALSIINLYGSIGFTNYGYIDKQKPGILAKLNDKSTGECHTFLDDIVGAIAAAAASRLAHSQNEEQNIDG from the coding sequence ATGACAACAGAATTAGAGAAAAAGGCACGGGAATGGCTAATCGAGCGTGGTGTACAAATCGAAGACATTGCAGAGCTTGTCCATTTCCTGCAGAATAAATATTATCCTGGCCTGACTATGGATCGCTGCATTTATAATGTGGAACGTGTCTTGTCCAAAAGAGAGGTCCAGAACGCCATCCTGACAGGTATCCAGCTTGATGTACTTACCGAACAGGGGAAACTGGAACAGCCGCTGCAGGATAACCTGGCGCGGGATGAGAGTTTATATGGTATCGATGAGGTGATCGCACTCTCCATCATCAACCTATATGGCTCCATCGGATTCACGAATTACGGCTACATCGACAAGCAGAAGCCAGGCATCCTGGCAAAGCTCAATGATAAGAGCACCGGGGAATGCCATACGTTCCTGGATGATATTGTCGGGGCTATTGCTGCTGCAGCAGCCAGCAGGCTTGCACACAGTCAGAATGAAGAACAAAATATCGATGGTTAA
- a CDS encoding TIGR01457 family HAD-type hydrolase — MKAYEGYLIDLDGTMYLGNERIEAAPGFIRSLKDAGKKHLFVTNNSTRTQEQVAAKLRHMDIEADPEDVFTTSMATAAYIREHDPKARVYAIGEEGLFDALAKEELTLAEEDCDYVVIGLDTNITYEKLAKACLLVRAGAKFLSTNSDRALPTEAGLMPGNGSLTAVISVSTGIEPTFIGKPESIMMEQARKLLDLDREQVLMVGDNYLTDITAGIRAGMDTLMVCTGFTKRDELPSLDPKPTYTIDTLNEWEFK, encoded by the coding sequence ATGAAAGCATATGAAGGGTATCTGATTGATTTAGATGGAACCATGTATCTTGGGAATGAACGGATCGAAGCGGCCCCAGGATTCATCCGCAGCTTGAAGGATGCGGGTAAAAAGCATCTTTTCGTGACGAATAACTCCACGCGTACACAGGAGCAGGTGGCGGCAAAGCTTCGTCACATGGATATTGAAGCCGATCCAGAAGATGTATTCACGACGAGTATGGCAACAGCTGCCTATATTCGCGAGCATGATCCGAAAGCGCGGGTATATGCCATTGGGGAAGAGGGGCTTTTCGATGCCCTGGCAAAAGAGGAACTCACGTTGGCAGAAGAGGACTGCGATTATGTCGTAATCGGCCTAGATACCAACATTACATACGAAAAGCTGGCAAAGGCATGCTTGCTTGTCCGGGCAGGTGCAAAGTTCCTTTCGACGAACAGTGACCGGGCACTGCCGACCGAAGCAGGCTTGATGCCCGGCAACGGGTCGCTGACGGCTGTCATTTCCGTAAGCACTGGCATCGAACCGACATTCATCGGGAAACCAGAAAGCATCATGATGGAACAGGCCAGGAAGCTATTGGATCTGGACAGGGAACAAGTCCTCATGGTAGGTGACAATTACCTGACAGACATCACTGCCGGAATCAGGGCGGGAATGGACACACTGATGGTATGCACCGGTTTTACAAAACGGGACGAGCTTCCATCCCTTGATCCAAAACCGACTTATACAATCGATACGCTGAACGAATGGGAATTCAAATAA
- a CDS encoding M23 family metallopeptidase yields the protein MKKIYIAMLLILLFSSFPFPASVKGAEKSDEAKQERMALYKKTAAATGLPWYYLAAIDQYEHNLPTESKEEKLIAIEIPEEKWFGAAKHGDDADESSIIWFHGLGRDGDGDKKADPDNPEDVLYTVASFIQRIGTTKNDIKIALWHYYERDLTVQTIMNTAKLYEKFDTIELDERSFPLPLRHNYSYRNTWGDARGFGGRRIHEGTDIFANYGVPVYATTYGVIELKGWNLYGGWRIGLRDSNNIYHYYAHLNGFEKGVSVGDVVKPGDVIGYVGASGYGPPGTSGKFPPHLHYGMYKDNGRSEFSFDPYPYLRIWEQKSKQQKREG from the coding sequence ATGAAAAAGATATACATTGCCATGCTGCTGATCCTCCTGTTCTCAAGCTTTCCATTCCCGGCTTCTGTCAAAGGAGCGGAAAAAAGCGATGAGGCCAAGCAGGAGCGCATGGCACTTTACAAAAAGACGGCAGCTGCCACAGGACTTCCTTGGTATTATCTGGCTGCAATCGATCAGTATGAGCATAATCTCCCGACAGAATCCAAAGAAGAGAAATTGATTGCAATCGAAATTCCGGAGGAGAAATGGTTTGGCGCTGCCAAACATGGGGACGATGCAGATGAATCCTCCATTATATGGTTCCATGGTTTAGGACGGGATGGCGATGGGGACAAGAAGGCCGATCCCGACAATCCAGAGGATGTCCTTTACACGGTAGCTTCTTTCATCCAGAGGATCGGGACGACGAAGAACGACATCAAGATTGCCCTCTGGCATTATTATGAACGTGATCTTACCGTCCAGACCATCATGAATACGGCCAAGCTCTATGAAAAGTTCGATACGATCGAACTGGACGAGCGCTCTTTTCCGCTGCCGCTCCGCCATAACTACAGCTATCGGAACACATGGGGAGATGCCAGGGGCTTTGGCGGAAGAAGGATTCATGAAGGCACGGATATCTTCGCCAATTATGGTGTGCCTGTGTACGCAACCACATACGGTGTCATTGAACTAAAGGGCTGGAATCTGTACGGCGGCTGGCGCATCGGTCTTCGGGACAGCAATAATATTTATCACTACTATGCCCATTTGAACGGGTTTGAAAAAGGGGTATCTGTCGGGGATGTCGTCAAACCCGGTGATGTCATCGGCTATGTAGGCGCAAGCGGTTACGGCCCGCCTGGAACATCAGGGAAATTCCCGCCGCATTTGCATTATGGTATGTATAAAGACAATGGAAGATCGGAATTTTCCTTCGATCCATACCCTTACCTAAGAATTTGGGAACAAAAATCAAAACAGCAAAAAAGGGAAGGCTGA
- the yunB gene encoding sporulation protein YunB has translation MRPWQRRASKAPPSFRHVLLMSILLFLLLTSLSLWLVNRGLEPTLMAIAETKTEQFAKQAINQAVQAEKEADLDLNAFVQVEKDANGNVTHASWDAATVNEVLRKVTFRVQNYLRLMEDGEMPAISQEQLAEEAAADVIQEKLEEDPTLVDIPLGQATNNALLANLGPRIPVKFEMIGYVESGVDVKVEEYGINNAMFVFMVEIKANVRIIIPFSTKTTTVKQDVLLGSTVIQGQVPEFYNNGGGSGSSPSFSIPMQKEGE, from the coding sequence ATGCGTCCATGGCAGCGCAGAGCTTCTAAAGCACCACCTTCCTTTCGCCATGTGCTCCTGATGAGCATATTGCTTTTCCTGCTGTTGACGTCCTTGAGTCTATGGCTGGTGAATAGGGGATTGGAGCCGACGCTTATGGCAATTGCCGAGACGAAGACAGAGCAGTTTGCCAAACAGGCGATCAACCAGGCAGTGCAGGCGGAGAAGGAAGCGGATTTGGACTTGAATGCATTCGTGCAAGTAGAGAAAGATGCGAATGGGAATGTCACACATGCCAGCTGGGATGCTGCAACCGTGAATGAAGTGCTGCGGAAGGTGACTTTTCGCGTACAGAATTATTTGCGGCTGATGGAGGATGGGGAAATGCCTGCCATCAGTCAGGAGCAGCTGGCAGAGGAGGCTGCGGCCGATGTCATCCAGGAGAAATTGGAGGAAGATCCGACTCTGGTCGATATACCGCTTGGTCAAGCAACCAATAATGCTTTGCTTGCCAATCTTGGTCCGCGGATCCCGGTGAAATTCGAAATGATCGGTTATGTGGAGTCTGGTGTCGATGTAAAGGTGGAGGAATATGGCATCAACAATGCAATGTTCGTCTTCATGGTCGAAATCAAAGCAAATGTCCGGATCATCATCCCATTCTCAACCAAGACGACGACAGTGAAACAGGATGTGCTGCTTGGCAGCACGGTCATCCAGGGGCAAGTACCGGAATTTTATAATAATGGAGGGGGATCTGGTTCATCACCATCGTTCTCCATACCAATGCAAAAGGAAGGCGAATGA